One part of the Carassius gibelio isolate Cgi1373 ecotype wild population from Czech Republic chromosome B6, carGib1.2-hapl.c, whole genome shotgun sequence genome encodes these proteins:
- the fam117ba gene encoding protein FAM117B has translation MRDKATQTPRAWVDERRRGSHKRSASCGSTDQLKEIAKLRQQLQRSKRSSRHRRDKDRKSPFNGNHAIIQSQSQMPKTILIPIPISKSTPPRFRNSIEGLNQEIERIIIRDTVERDEIIVPQDVPDGHRAPPPLPQRSSSTRSIDTQTPSNGGLGSNRSNSSSRADSVSPSYLSILNDTVGNSPLDDTLNESKERDLGPWSPLPKYASSPKPNNSYMFKREPPEGCERVKAFEENQPRPLQEIPPYLCPDRNKVNFIPKSGSAFCLVSILKPLLPTQELNFRSGMGYHSISPSLVPLGGVAVRSLSPSMGPILSRGRQSPCLPRHLEEPEG, from the exons ATGAGGGACAAGGCCACCCAG ACCCCTAGGGCCTGGGTAGATGAGCGGAGGAGAGGCTCTCATAAGCGATCGGCTTCCTGCGGCAGCACTGACCAGCTGAAAGAA ATTGCAAAATTGCGACAACAGCTCCAGCGGAGCAAACGCAGCAGCCGCCATCGCCGGGACAAAGACCGCAAATCCCCCTTTAATGGCAACCATGCCATCATCCAATCACAG TCTCAGATGCCTAAAACCATCCTGATTCCCATCCCCATCTCTAAGTCCACACCTCCCAGATTTCGGAACAGCATAGAGGGGCTCAACCAGGAGATTGAACGCATCATCATCCGGGACACTGTGGAGAGAGATGAGATCATAGTA CCACAGGACGTTCCTGATGGGCACCGCGCGCCCCCGCCCCTCCCCCAGCGCAGCAGCAGCACACGCAGTATTGACACACAGACGCCCTCCAACGGCGGCCTCGGCAGTAACCGTAGCAACAGCAGCAGCCGGGCTGACTCTGTCTCACCGTCGTACCTCAGCATCCTCAACGACACGGTGGGAAACAGCCCGCTCGACGACACGCTCAACGAGAGCAAAGAAAGAG ACCTAGGACCTTGGTCTCCTCTGCCCAAATATGCTTCATCTCCAAAGCCCAACAACAGCTATATGTTCAAACGTGAGCCCCCGGAGGGCTGCGAGAGAGTCAAAGCTTTTGAAGAAAACCA GCCAAGGCCTCTCCAGGAGATTCCTCCTTATCTCTGCCCAGACAGAAACAAGGTGAACTTCATTCCCAAAAGCGGCTCTGCTTTCTGCCTGGTGAGCATCTTGAAGCCTCTGCTGCCCACCCAGGAGCTGAACTTCCGTAGCGGGATGGGATACCACAGCATCTCCCCCTCATTGGTGCCTCTGGGTGGGGTCGCGGTGAGGAGCCTGTCCCCCTCCATGGGTCCCATCTTGTCCCGTGGACGTCAGTCACCATGCCTCCCACGACATCTTGAGGAGCCAGAAGGTTAA